The genomic region tgtaataaaaatattcCACAAACATTACATTAAATGTAAACCCTTATAACTACTTTTCCTtatgaataataattttaacagCAACTTCTGAGATGACAATGGAGCTTGTGGTGAaagaaaaaatgtcaaaaaccCTTGCTCTCCGAAGACATGAGGTGGTTGAATTGTGCCCAACTTGCAGAATTTAAAGATCACTGgcctgctctgtttgacatTCTCCAGGTAGGGATTTTACATTTTGTCATTAAATACCGTCACAGACAATAATGTGGTTGTCAACTGAACATAATTATAATCAGTGTTAGTGTGTTTCATTTTTTAGATTAATGAAGAGTTTAGGAGAATTACTACTCTGCACCTTGAGCCAACATTTATTAagatgttggattactacaCTCCTAAACTTTTCACAATATTTTCCTGCAAAGGAGGAGCACTCGGACAGATTTTGAAGAAGAAAACGGGTGCCATACAGCAGGTATTTTAGTTGGTattttttaatcattatttgATTGATATTTGCTTCATTATTATTGAGTACTATTACTAATTTCTACACTTTTGGTGCCTTAGACCTCACATCAAAACATAGAACAGACAAGAGATGTTGTCCTCCGTTGCTTGGTCTATTACTTGGGTGAAAAGGAGGAAGACCTCATCCAGGAGTACAATGTaagtgtctaaaactaattcagaTATTTGTTTGCAGAAAACTGCAATTAgcatttgttttcctttacaaaaacagaaatacatctTAAACATAAGTACGTTCCTCATGCAAAAACATTCTTGCACTAGTGTCAGTGTCACGCAACGTGCCGAACGGGTGATCGCTAAGGCAGCgcgagggaacaggcaggcaggcggaaaacAGGGCAAACTGGGGGTTTATTGGGGAATGCGGGTCGACAAACACCAggtaacgtcaatgacagacaaaggactcaggtaagacatggactgaaatacacaggactgatcaaagtaactagacacagctgggtacaatcgggacagaacacgtgggtaatcaggggagcgtggcacacaggaggagcggatgaGCTGGGCATGAAAGAAGGAGCGCCtaggaggaggcgacggacgggacgagggaaacgagacctggaacagaagaacaaaatcaacgagagacgggaaacaggaccaagGCACAAAACAGGGCTAGCGACAGGACGGAGGACAAGAGTTGATAaaggacagggaaggaggacagacagaccaggaatggGGTCagagagggaacaggtggaacaaacgggccaggagtgaaaggaGGGAACACCGGGGAACAAGGAGCAAAGAAGGGTGGAacagagggacgaggagcaaaAAACGAAGGGACAAAGACAGGAGGGGGAGTCGAGAATGGAGGGGCGAAAGCAGGAGAgtagggcgagaaggagggggaatgcAGGGTCGGCTGAGGGAGTCCCAGTGGGTGACGGGAGGTAGCCAGAGGGGCCGCAGgaagccggagccggaggggacctcggaggggccaaggaggcagggcgagggaccgacaggggggacgaggaggaagtcgAAGGGGGAgctagggaaggggacgagggagctgaaggGAACCCTGGTGAGGGCAAGGAAAGGGGGGGAGCCGCtgtaggcggcgacgtcctctgaCGCGCAGGAGCGGGATATATGATACTATGATTCTGCTGTGGGTCCTCACGACCCAATTTTAATAGTtttgttaatatatttttttttaatttgcgaATACAAAAAATGTCTTTACTGCAAAAAGTCATCCCTTATGTGTAATGTAATGCGTAATGTTTTTTTTGACCACTGGATGTCGACATAGAGCCTGGAAAGCCGGTCAAAGTAAGTGTGACACCTAGCGGtaattacaatatttattgttaaatcaatgtaaaaaaaaataaaaaatgtaatgacttgtacttttttatgaatttggatctctttagagcaAACATGTTCATATGGTTTGCTTTTATAACACTCTAAGTAATTGCGCAAGTGCAATTACTGCCATAAATTACTGcgaatggggaaacaagggcgggggggggggggggggggggtgaccaatGACAGTTTGATGATCGTTGCTGTAATTGGTCCTACCTTGTTGCCAAGCCATTTCCAAAATAAAgaagtgtgtgtttatgtccaggggagtcgggggggggggggagtgaccaatgacagtttGGTGATCGTTGCTGTAATTGGTCTTACTTTGTTGCCAAGCTGTTTCCAAAACAAAGAAGTGTGTGCTTATTATCTGGCACGAACCCTGAGGAGAGGGTTACTTGGAATTCAATCATGGCAAGGTACAGTGCTCAGGAGGTCGTCGACTTCGTTACGGGTGAGGAAACCAGCAGCTCCGATGAGGATAGTGTACAGCCCAGCAGTACAACACAGGAGGTTGAAGAGATCTGCGCCGAGGACGAGATCTTTCCCTCCCGCAAAAGTGAAATAACATGGACAACCAGAGCAGAAGATCGTGCTGCAGGTAGACTGCCAGCACGACACATCCTGAGGACACCTCCAGGACCAACGAGGCAGTGCGTGTCACAGGCAGGGGACATTATATCTGCCTTCAAAGCTTTCCTGCCTAGATCAATAGAGAGCATCGTTGTCAGCATGACAAATatagaaggcagaaagaggtttACTAGCAGCTGGGTGGACATGACAACTGTTGAATTGGATGCCTTCATCGGCGTCTGCATTCTAGCAGGCGTATTCAAGTCCAAAGGAGAGTCCGTCGCCAGCCTTTGGGAATCGAAATTTGGGAGACCAATCTTCCCAGCGATCATGAGCAGGGTGCGGTTTGAGCAGCTGACAGTGGCCCTAAGGTTTGACGACAAAGGATCGTGGGCAAGTAGAAGAACGGGTGACAAGCTTGCACTTATCAGAGACATCTGGGACCTGAGGTCAGGAAATCTCCCGGCGATGTACAATCTTGGCAAGTACGACAATCTTGGTACGACTTGACAGTGGACGAGCGCCTGGTACCATTCAAAGGTAcgtaaaatgtgttattttttattaccgATCTACAGTTATTATATATACATTGCTTCAAGTTTATTGTTCAAATATAGATCTCATGTTCATTAGCAATGAATCGTAATGTATCATTGATTTCGACCAGTTACCTTTTTCATGATTTGTGCCCGAGTAGTTAGGAGTTAGATTGTAACGGGTTACCTAAAAATGTGTACGTTGTATCCGATTGCTTCATTTGACATCAAATTGATATTCCCCCGATGCGTCCTTGCAGGACGCTGCTCCTTCAGGCAATATATGCCTCGCAAGCCCGGGAGGTACGGACAAAAAATCTGGGCGCTGTGCGACACCAGGCCAAGCTACTGCTGGCGAGTGAAGCTGTACACGTGAAAGCCTCCGGAGGAGGCACGGGAGGTCGATTTGGGTACAAAAGTGGTGTTGGAACTGTCTGAGGGGCTGAGGGGGCACACCATCACTCTTGATAATTTTTTCACCTCCTTCAGTCTGGGACAGGAGCTCCTCAAGCGCAACATGACAATGGTAGGCACTGTGCGCTGAAATCATCCAGAGCTGCCGCCTGCCCTGCTAGCAGCTAAGGGCAGGCTTGTACACTCTTCAAAGTTCGCATTTTCCCAAGGCACCACACTGGTGTCTTAcatgccaaaaaaaaacaaaaacgtgaTTCTAATGAGCACGTTCCACACCAAGCCAAATATAAGCCAACGGCAAGACAAAAAGCCAGAAATGATAATGTTTTACAACAAAACGAAGGCAGGGGTTGACACCATGGACCAGCTCATTTCCAACTATTCGTGCAGAAGGAAAACCCCTCGCTGGCCCCTTGCAACGTTTTACAATATGCTGGACATTTCGGTACACGATGCCTACTTCGTGTGGCGGGAGGTCAATCCTTGATGGAGGACAGGATCGAAAAGGAGGCGCAGGGTATTCCTGCAAGAGCTAGTCAAAGCCCTAATCGCTCCCACTGTTCTGCAGCGAACGCGTCTTCCTCGAGGGCCCTTTGCTGCAGCGGCGGTGAAATCGTTTAGGGACACCCAGCCCGGTCCAGTCCCGCCTCCCCCGGAAGCGAAATCTAAGAGAGAGAATTGCAGCCTGTGCCATTATTCTGCTGACCGCAAAACGAACGCGCTGTGTCGCCAGTGTGGGGCACAAGTGTGGAAAGAGCATTATAGCATTTTCTGTAAAAAATGCAAACCATAAACTGTAAATaataatcactgtaaatagtttaGTTTTATTATTCATAGTGTTATAGTGTATGTTGTAGTTGAAGATTGTTTGCCGCACTtgtttgtgttttgtgttccccTGTGTTCCTCTTTTCCTGTTTTAAGAATTTAAACTTTTCCCGTTTGTTTCAAGAATTGTATTTACCTCtttctgtgttctgtgttcCCATTTTACCTGCAATTATCTCATCAATCTAATTCAGCACTTTTATGTAACCATACTTTTGTTCTGTGTTCCCGTTTTACCCGCAATCGTGTGTTCTCTGGTTCtgtaattgtttttttgttttctaaaatGTATTTCACAAGGTTCATGTCTTTTTATAAAGTTTCATCCCTTTAGTACTGGCTGGCTCATTGTCTTCATTATTTATTAGGATGCAGGTGAAGTGAATGCTGCGACCCAGATTGTGTGTAAACAGTATTTCCAGGCGCCATTTTCTTAgcgcaaactttttttttccgccatcTTGATATCCTACCGTCCTCAGATacgcccccaaacacacacagtcagcGCACTACAGccaacatgtttaaaaaaatgctgcaaAACTGCAAATTAAATTGGGTCGTTAGGACCCAAAAAGGGCCAAAGAGTAATAAACttcataaaatataaattatcgtGTTTGGGGGGAGCTTCATGTTCATCCCCTCTCTCTTAGTATGTCTTCTGGGGCACTAAAAATTTCACTAAATGGTTGTCATCCCCCGCTCTTCCGATCctgctgtgtgccacgccccctcgtgcgGAATCCCGATTGTTGACAAGCAATGACGTTAATAAAGGGACTCGCAATAACATGATTAACAGACTTCAATACATTGGACTATTCAACAACAAGGAGAAACACACGAGCTCTGTGGAATTTTAGcagaaggagttgaatcaggtgtgttaaatgagtggAAACCCCAAAATGTGCAGGCCCAGCAAACAGCAAGATGTCCTTAGTTCCTCCTTAGGACGTCCCAGGCCTCTAGAGTGCGACCTATTTGGTCGCACGTGTGACCTAATTTCTCAATGGTGCgactaaaaaaaatcaaaggttGCACCGGTGCGACCAGCCGttcgagggggaaaaaaaacgaaaCTCCGTGACTCTTAGTCACCCTGTTGTTCAACAACAGACACACATTAGGCCCATATCGTGGTCTAAACCAATCAGAGATAGTGATGGGCGGATCCCGCCCCCCCTCTGATTGGCCGTGGTCCAGATATTCCTGTACGTGTGTGTACGTTTGAAAATGCATGTGATGCAGTCAGACAGAGAGAGGTGAGTAGCCCATCAGGTAAACAGTGGATGTAGCTGCGGATTATGAGAGAAGATGAAAAGAACGATTGACAGCTTTTTCGTTAAGAATGTTAAGTTAGGGTCTGATCCGTCCGAAAATCATAACCAATGCTCTGACACGGAGCCATCAACCTCCCAAGTTATAGCAAGCCCTGGTCCGGAGACGGCATTAGATAATGAGCCACATACGATCGAGCCCGAGCCCACTGAAATTAAAAGGGGTAAAGTGTATACATTTCGAAAAGAGTGGCTTGACcagtttccctggctaagataGAGTAAAGCCGATAATATAATGCACTGTATGTACTGTAAAGAGTGTGGGAAGACCATGGCCGGCAGTAGTGCATTTGTGACTGGTTCTAATACATTTAGAACTGAAACGCTGAAAAAGCACAATGCATctatacaacacattacatgcCGCGATAAATGCACTGCTCAAGTGTCCCCTCTCCCCGCTGCCTTTCAGCGGCAGGCAGCAGCAAACAGATCAGACGAGGCCGATATGATAATTAAGTTTAACGTTGCCTACAATATTGCAAAAGAAGAACTTCCCTTCACTAAAATCAAGTCCGAAATAATTCTTATGAAGAAAAATGGCTTGAACGTAAACCCGACGTACAGCAATGATGTTGCTTGCGCCCAATTTATAGGAGTCATTGCAGATACATTGAAAAAAAAGACGTCTGTGCAAATTGCGAACAGTGCGTTCATGGCATTCCTGATCGACGGAGACACAGATATCGCCACAAAGGAATGCGTCATTGTGTACGGTCGTATTTTGCGGAGAGGAAGACCGATGAATATACTTATTGGACACATTGAGGTCGAGCATGCTCATGCCCAAGGTAAGCCATGTCATGTCACGGAGCCTGTGTCAATAATATGCCTACCGTCTCGTTACTGCATTAACCAtaatatttttatacttaaaaatgaaaaaataaaaacaaataaataaataaataaagtgaactTGTAAAACTGCGGTGTTAAATGTGATGCGGTTGAAAATTTGGGTGCACCTAACTTTTGTGCTGGTGCACCTAAGAAAAAAAGGTAGGCGCACCAGTGCAACCAGTGCAAAAAGTTAGTCTAGAGCCCTGTGACGAAAAGAAGCATCTGCATAAGTGAAAGGAGTTCTGAAGTGACCAAAAAGGTGGTGGCAAAATATCCCAGATCTTTGCAAGACATAATAGAGGGCGGTGTGAttggaccagggtatcactcTCTTGCCAAGCAGATGCAACATAGGATAGGGAATGTTAGGCGATCTACGACCCCAAAAATAAGGAGAAGAAAGCATCGAACTGATGAGTCTGATACAGACGAAGTTCCTCCAGAACAGAGAGCAGCAATCCAGGACACCTATGGATGCATTAACTGGGATTTAAAATTCCTGCCCCTTGGAGAGTCCACAGAGAGCCAGCAtgagaaaacagaaaaactgaaGATGATTTCTCAGGAAGCTGAAGCAAATCCAGAGGAAGTCAAACGTCTAATGAAGTTGATGTTCTACACAAAGTGCAAACACGTAAATCAGGGGAAAAACATAAAACACCTCCAGGAAGAGTGGCCATTGTGGTTTAGTGAACTTGGCATGGAACTCAAGGAACTCACTGGAATTGGACTTAAAGAAACTTTCACGAGAAATGTGGATCTTAAGGGGAAACGGCTCCTGAACTACATGAACACGGTTTGCATGAACAAGAGCAAAAACTTTATGCAGGCTATAACAAAGTATAAACTGATGAGGGGTGAACTGAGTGGTTGCTCTGAAGACGTCAAAGAGATGGTGCTGCTTCTGCTGTCCTACTTGGATGAGAAGGAAGATGCAATGTTCTGTTATGTGGAGGACACATGCCTGGCAGAGGAAGTGCAGATGGACCAGCTTCATTTGACTCCCACCATTCTTGTTTGTGGTAAGCTAAcatttcttgttttgtttttctatttcaCTTAAGTACACACACTGTTTAGCCCAGTGCTTTGTGTTAGCTTATACTCTCAAGGGCTGGCCAGTTGGTATTAAAAAGGCCTTGCATTTCTCTCCCATTAACCTGCACGTACACTGATTTCTGCATTGATGGTGAGCAAAAGACATACAGTTTCTTCAGAAAGTGATCATACCCCTTTTTCCATATTTTACTATGttgtaagtttaatttaatattgTGATTTGTGCTCCTCAGTGTGCATGCAATAACTTTTAATTGCAAAgtgaaaatatattaattaaataatagtaaatacagtgtttcccatataaaatggccaaagtgtttaatTTGTGTCATCAGACCAACAACGCTTTGTCCTCATTCTCATAGACTCTAAATGCTGTCTGACAAACCCCAGACAGACTGTAACGTCTATCAAGCTGCTCTGTTGTGTGATGGCAGGTTACTAAGACTGTCATTCTGCTGCCAGGTTCTGCTGTCTCTGCAGAAGTCTTGTGAAGCTCTGTTAGTAACTTGGTGACTAGAGCCTTCAGGTTCATCCCCCTGACCAAGGTGCTCCTTGTCTGGTTACTCAGTTTCCCCAGATAGCCAATGCTAAATAGTCTGGGTGGTTCAAAACTTCTTTCATTTATAGACAATTATAGAGGCTGGTGCACTTCTGGGAACACTAAGTTTtagaaatgggattaaaaataCAGTGTGTTTTTACCCTGTCACTGTAGGTCATCGTGTGTAACTGCAATATTTAAATCAAATTTATAACACAGTGAAATGTGCAGAAAGATTATCAGTGATTTGCAAAgtgactgtcatgcccggctcgtcggctcctcctgtgtgccacgccccctgcctacccacgtgttttctcccgattgtacccagctgtatctagttcatttgctcagtcctgtgtatatcagtccgtgtcttacccgagtccagtgtccgtcattgatgtctgttgccgtcctgtattccctgccccggattgctcctaataaacccccgttttcccgtatcctgcttgcctgcctgctccttgctcgctctgcccgcttcgcccgaccgtatcccgtgacagaatgacggacctaaaAGAAGCAGCTTCCGTAACTGTGGAGGACTACCGCAGTTACGTTGATCAGCTGCTCTTCTGGAAAGCCCAGCCCGGCATTCGGGAGACCTCGCCAGCATGGAGATTGGTGAGTCGGAATTGGGATATTCTAGACGAGCTGTCTCTCGAAGAGGGCGCGCACCTTGCGAAAGAGGTGCGCGAAAATTTCCGGCAGCTGGCCGAGCTCCGGGAGGAGCGCTACGTCGCGCCTAGCGAGCCGGGGACGATCCTCTCGCCGTCCGTCTTTGCGGACATAACGCCACCTCCCGCCACCACCAGGCgccagaggaggaggaagagaccgGCAATCGCCCCAGCGATCGCCCTGGGGGCGTGTTCCATCGTCCCCGCTTCTCTTCCTGGAGAGGATCGGGAGTGTATCCCGATCACCCCGGACGTCCCCAGCGCTACAAGGCTGTCTCCCAGGGCAGCTTCCCCTATCCGGAGAACACACCGGGCCGCTGAGCAGCTTGAGCAACCGcctccgctgctcgctgcaACGGCCggacccgaggagctccctccgctcctgccgcccgcggatcccgctcccgtgcagccgcgattgccggcggaccccgctcccgtgcggccgccaccGCCTGCGCaaccgccttcgctgcctgctgcagctccagggcaggcgcccccactgcagccacctgcagctccagggcaggcgcccccactgcagccacctgcagctcccgggcaggcgcccccactgcagccacctgcagctcccgggcaggcgcccccactgcagcaacctgcagctcccgggcaggcgcccccactgcagcaacctgcagctcccgggcaggcgcccccactgcagccagctccagtccctgaccgcgctccagtccctgaccgcgctccagtccctgaccgcgctcctgtccctgaccgccctgctgcagccgctcctgaggtgcccccgctgcagtcccctgcagttcccgggcgagtgcccccacagcaattgcctgcagccccagttcctgaccgcgctccagttcctgaccgcgctccagttcctgaccgcgctccagttcctgcaaaggcgccccctctgcagccgcctgctgcagctcccgggcaggcgccccctctgcagccgcctgcagctcccgggcaggcgcccccactgcagccacctgcagctcctgtccctgactgcgctcctgtccctgactgcgctcctgtccctgactgcgctcctgtccctgaccgcccactgcagtgtcttgcagttccagggcgagcgcccccacgacggcggcttgcagcgcctgggccggcgcccccactgcagtgtcttgcagttccagggcgagcgcccccacgacggcggcttgcagcgcctgggccggcgcccccactgcagtgtcctgcagttccagggcgagcgcccccacgacggtGGCTTGTAGcgcctgggccggcgcccccactgcagcgtcctgcagttcccgggcgggcgcccccacgACAGCGGCTTGCAACGCCCGTgccggtgcccccactgcagcgtcctgcagttcccgggcaggcgcccccacgacAGCGGCTTGCAACGCCCGTGCcggtgccccctctgcagcgtcctgcagttcctgtcccggcgccccggcagcctgaccgtgttcctgtcccggcgccccggcagcctgaccgtgttcctgtcgcggcgccccggcagcctgaccgtgttcctgtcccggcgccccggcagcctgaccgtgttcctgtcccggcgccccggcagcctgaccgtgttcctgtcccggcgcccccgcagcctgaccgtgttcctgtcccggcgccccctccgcctgaccgtgttcctgtcccggcgccccctccgcctgcagcagctccagaggcgccccctccgcctgcagcagctccagaggcgccccctccgcctgcagcagctcca from Brienomyrus brachyistius isolate T26 unplaced genomic scaffold, BBRACH_0.4 scaffold37, whole genome shotgun sequence harbors:
- the LOC125722198 gene encoding uncharacterized protein LOC125722198 is translated as MARYSAQEVVDFVTGEETSSSDEDSVQPSSTTQEVEEICAEDEIFPSRKSEITWTTRAEDRAAGRLPARHILRTPPGPTRQCVSQAGDIISAFKAFLPRSIESIVVSMTNIEGRKRFTSSWVDMTTVELDAFIGVCILAGVFKSKGESVASLWESKFGRPIFPAIMSRVRFEQLTVALRFDDKGSWASRRTGDKLALIRDIWDLRSGNLPAMYNLGKYDNLGTT